A window of the Corynebacterium minutissimum genome harbors these coding sequences:
- the glmM gene encoding phosphoglucosamine mutase, with protein sequence MTRLFGTDGVRGLANKKLTPILALRLGQAAAEVFTSDRESYERRPLAIIGRDPRVSGEMLDAAIASGLASRGVDVVRVGVLPTPAIAFLTDDFGADLGVMISASHNPMPDNGIKFFSAGGKKLPDEVEDRIQAAMDNLKEDGPTATKIGRIISEAPEGRERYLKHLAEVVTTDLSGIKVVVDTANGAASKVAPEAYAAAGAEVIAIHNKPNAFNINEDCGSTHIDKAQEAVVEHGADLGLAHDGDADRCLAVDAEGNVVDGDQIMALLAVGMKEENDLRFNTLVATVMSNLGLKIAMQEQGIKVKETAVGDRYVLEELNRGDFSLGGEQSGHVVLPDDCTTGDGTLTGLSIMARMAKSGKSLKELASVMTVLPQVLINVPVSNKAAILDAPEVKEAIAAAEAELGDTGRVLLRPSGTEELFRVMVEAAEEEQARKVAGKLAAVVSAV encoded by the coding sequence ATGACTCGACTTTTTGGAACCGATGGAGTTCGCGGCCTCGCGAACAAGAAGCTCACCCCGATTCTCGCGCTGCGCTTGGGCCAGGCCGCGGCGGAAGTTTTTACTTCAGACCGTGAATCTTATGAGCGCCGACCGCTCGCCATTATTGGCCGTGACCCGCGCGTGTCGGGTGAGATGCTGGATGCAGCGATCGCTTCGGGTTTGGCTTCGCGAGGTGTCGACGTCGTCCGTGTAGGCGTGCTGCCTACCCCGGCCATCGCGTTCCTTACCGATGACTTTGGGGCAGATCTTGGCGTGATGATTTCTGCCTCCCATAACCCGATGCCGGACAACGGTATTAAGTTCTTCTCCGCCGGTGGCAAGAAGCTGCCAGATGAGGTCGAAGATCGCATCCAGGCTGCCATGGACAATCTCAAGGAAGACGGCCCCACGGCGACTAAGATTGGCCGCATTATCTCTGAAGCGCCGGAGGGTCGCGAGCGCTACCTCAAGCACCTTGCTGAGGTGGTCACCACAGATTTGAGCGGCATCAAGGTTGTCGTGGATACCGCGAATGGTGCAGCCTCCAAGGTGGCGCCGGAAGCATACGCCGCAGCAGGTGCTGAGGTTATTGCCATCCATAACAAGCCGAATGCTTTCAACATCAACGAAGACTGCGGTTCGACGCACATCGATAAGGCACAGGAGGCCGTCGTGGAGCACGGCGCCGACTTGGGCTTGGCGCACGACGGTGATGCCGACCGCTGCCTAGCTGTGGATGCTGAGGGCAATGTCGTCGATGGTGACCAGATTATGGCCCTGTTGGCGGTGGGCATGAAGGAGGAGAATGACCTCCGCTTTAACACGTTGGTCGCTACCGTGATGTCCAACCTCGGTCTCAAGATCGCTATGCAGGAGCAGGGCATTAAGGTCAAGGAGACCGCTGTGGGTGACCGCTACGTGCTCGAAGAGCTCAACCGCGGTGACTTCTCCTTAGGCGGCGAGCAGTCCGGCCACGTTGTGCTGCCGGATGATTGCACCACCGGTGATGGAACTCTGACCGGCCTGTCCATCATGGCGCGCATGGCCAAGTCCGGGAAGTCCCTCAAGGAGTTGGCTTCGGTCATGACCGTACTGCCGCAGGTTCTCATCAACGTTCCGGTATCTAATAAAGCTGCGATTCTCGACGCCCCCGAGGTCAAGGAAGCCATCGCTGCTGCGGAGGCGGAGCTTGGCGATACTGGCCGAGTGCTCCTGCGACCATCTGGTACCGAGGAACTTTTCCGCGTCATGGTTGAAGCTGCTGAGGAGGAACAGGCCCGTAAGGTGGCGGGCAAGCTCGCTGCAGTGGTTTCCGCAGTCTAG
- a CDS encoding zinc metalloprotease translates to MAKSLLGDYSQAVSQFQAASMGSYAGPRTPIGLLGDMVGSVDGINTEDLVSSTASAMGARRPDGGGRGLKEFLLGTVLSLAGGAIMEHLRGVQDDFEEERREADDLVESAQQCSDAIEDVVDVSDSALVELISAVIPLLNILTMLLQRHPLGKLIAPGISSIGSDLIEHTNDTITQTCRDRDTAIENCYCEFERRCSEVCERELPETPPNPECGREEEKQECPQPAPESCEPTAPTTPTAPAQPAAPAAPAAPSSPPAPSQPSESEPTPKPQPPAKPEAPQQPAPEKDSDPQTEPQQVSEPCPPETTPQSVVTPKPEEKIPEPVREPEPDSAEDTVKPCGCQEDQEEKDAHSCGCDKSEKSEEEQDCTTTPADAGTPIPVEEVPSEELIPPEQPVEQEEPEQPEDADIVEEDIEDCEDSEEAADEEECTPEQSCSGVLGILGVGIALVGLGLLADAAKDFFENLPEPEFEPEPAPEPEPAPTPEPEPAPPSDDGVIAPPPELNTVPEPTPPPEKIAHVQAAEAPAPAAPAPEPNTASPIEQHDVHDAPSSEPPSVHARKAGQW, encoded by the coding sequence ATGGCGAAGTCCCTGTTGGGGGACTATTCACAAGCAGTGTCTCAGTTCCAGGCCGCGAGCATGGGCAGTTACGCCGGCCCCAGAACACCAATTGGGCTGTTAGGGGATATGGTCGGCTCGGTCGATGGAATCAACACGGAGGACCTTGTTTCCAGCACTGCCTCCGCAATGGGAGCCCGCCGCCCAGATGGCGGTGGTAGGGGGCTGAAGGAATTCCTCCTCGGAACCGTTCTGTCGTTGGCTGGGGGTGCGATTATGGAGCATCTACGCGGCGTTCAGGATGACTTTGAAGAGGAACGCCGCGAGGCCGATGACCTTGTAGAGTCCGCGCAGCAATGCTCGGATGCTATTGAGGATGTTGTCGATGTCTCCGACTCCGCTTTGGTGGAGCTCATCTCTGCAGTCATTCCGCTGCTCAACATCCTGACAATGCTGCTGCAGCGTCACCCGTTGGGCAAACTCATTGCGCCAGGGATTTCTTCGATTGGCAGCGACCTCATTGAGCACACAAATGACACGATCACGCAGACCTGTCGTGACCGCGACACCGCTATAGAGAACTGCTATTGCGAGTTTGAAAGGCGCTGCAGTGAGGTGTGTGAGCGCGAGCTTCCCGAAACACCTCCAAACCCCGAGTGCGGCCGCGAGGAGGAAAAGCAGGAGTGCCCGCAGCCAGCCCCTGAATCATGTGAGCCAACCGCGCCAACTACGCCGACTGCGCCTGCTCAGCCTGCTGCGCCAGCTGCGCCAGCTGCGCCGTCGAGCCCACCTGCCCCAAGCCAACCCTCGGAGTCTGAACCGACTCCGAAACCGCAGCCGCCTGCTAAGCCCGAAGCCCCACAGCAGCCAGCCCCAGAAAAGGACTCCGATCCACAGACAGAGCCCCAGCAGGTGTCCGAGCCGTGCCCACCGGAGACCACCCCACAGAGCGTAGTCACGCCGAAGCCAGAGGAGAAGATTCCAGAACCAGTACGAGAGCCTGAGCCTGATTCAGCTGAGGACACCGTGAAACCTTGTGGTTGCCAGGAGGATCAGGAAGAGAAGGACGCTCACTCTTGTGGCTGCGACAAGAGTGAAAAGAGTGAGGAGGAGCAGGACTGCACTACCACGCCAGCAGATGCGGGAACACCAATTCCGGTAGAGGAGGTTCCTTCGGAGGAATTGATACCGCCAGAACAGCCAGTAGAGCAAGAAGAACCTGAGCAGCCGGAGGATGCTGACATTGTAGAGGAGGACATCGAGGACTGTGAAGACTCGGAAGAGGCTGCCGATGAAGAGGAATGCACTCCTGAACAATCATGCAGTGGTGTTTTGGGAATCCTTGGCGTGGGCATTGCTCTGGTGGGGCTGGGGCTTCTGGCTGATGCCGCAAAGGATTTCTTTGAGAACTTGCCTGAACCGGAGTTTGAGCCGGAACCCGCACCAGAGCCTGAGCCGGCGCCTACGCCCGAACCCGAGCCGGCGCCTCCTAGTGATGATGGCGTGATCGCCCCACCACCGGAACTCAATACCGTGCCGGAACCGACTCCGCCGCCGGAGAAAATCGCACATGTACAGGCGGCTGAGGCTCCCGCGCCCGCCGCCCCGGCCCCAGAACCAAATACAGCTTCGCCCATTGAACAGCATGATGTTCACGATGCACCAAGTTCAGAACCTCCATCCGTACACGCACGAAAGGCAGGGCAGTGGTAA
- a CDS encoding dienelactone hydrolase family protein, whose translation MSANLKKHLGTLSKRGPHRVLVGDLSYAGIEGKVYTPSEGKGLPAVAFAHDWTKSIKDYHATLRHLASWGIVVVAPDTETGAFAKHRNLVADVESALQIATGVKLGAGKISVSASKLGVVGHGMGGGVAALAAVDNPKVRAVAALYPADTSPSAVKAAPTVKAHGLIIGAGQDDIFRAGNPAKLANAWGGPVAYREIAKGTQSGFSEDKFFKLALGSGFFQGAAVETARGLVTGFLLSELAGESKYDAFAAADASAKGVESFTGEALAKRAGFERD comes from the coding sequence GTGTCTGCGAATTTGAAGAAGCATCTCGGTACGTTGTCCAAGCGCGGCCCGCACCGCGTCCTCGTTGGTGACCTGTCTTATGCAGGGATTGAGGGCAAGGTGTACACCCCGTCTGAAGGAAAAGGCCTGCCTGCTGTGGCCTTTGCCCATGATTGGACGAAGAGCATCAAGGATTACCACGCTACGTTGCGCCATCTTGCTAGCTGGGGCATCGTCGTCGTTGCTCCCGATACGGAAACCGGTGCTTTTGCCAAGCACCGCAACCTCGTTGCTGACGTCGAATCAGCCCTACAAATAGCTACCGGCGTCAAGCTGGGCGCTGGCAAAATTTCGGTGTCCGCCTCCAAGTTGGGCGTGGTCGGCCACGGCATGGGCGGCGGTGTGGCCGCACTCGCAGCCGTGGATAACCCCAAGGTCCGTGCAGTAGCGGCCCTCTACCCGGCTGACACGTCACCGTCCGCGGTCAAGGCCGCCCCCACTGTGAAGGCACATGGTCTTATTATCGGCGCGGGCCAGGATGACATCTTCCGCGCAGGTAACCCCGCCAAGCTGGCAAATGCTTGGGGCGGACCGGTGGCCTACCGTGAGATTGCTAAGGGCACGCAGTCTGGTTTCAGCGAAGATAAGTTCTTCAAGCTCGCGCTGGGCTCCGGCTTTTTCCAGGGCGCTGCGGTGGAGACCGCCCGCGGTCTCGTTACCGGGTTCCTTCTTAGCGAGCTAGCTGGTGAGTCCAAGTACGACGCTTTCGCGGCTGCCGACGCTTCCGCTAAGGGCGTGGAAAGCTTTACCGGCGAGGCTTTGGCCAAGCGCGCTGGCTTCGAACGCGACTAA
- the glmS gene encoding glutamine--fructose-6-phosphate transaminase (isomerizing): MCGIVGYVGHNTDGRDYYAQDVVLEGLRRLEYRGYDSAGVAMYADGGIGWRKKAGKVAALEAEIEARPLKDSVLGIGHTRWATHGGPTDLNAHPHVVDGGKLAVVHNGIIENFAELKHELESKGHNFVSETDTEVAATLLADVFHNEAGENLTKAMQLTCSRLEGAFTLLAIHADQADRIVAARRDSPLVIGLGEGENFLGSDVSGFIDYTKSAVEMDNDQVVTITADEIEITDYDGKPAQGKPFEIKWDAAAAEKGGYNSFMEKEIHDQPAAVRDTLLGRLDENGHLILDEIRIDESVLKSIDKIIVIACGTAAYAGHVARYAIEHWCRIPCEVELAHEFRYRDPIVNEKTLVVALSQSGETMDTLMAVRHARQQGAKVIAICNTQGSSIPRESDAALYTHAGPEIAVASTKAFLAQITATYLLGLYLARLRGNMFSDEVTAVLNELRAMPDKVKAVIENEGQVYDLANAMENAKSVLFLGRHVGFPVALEGALKLKEIAYLHAEGFAAGELKHGPIALIEEGQPVFVIVPSPRGRDSLHSKVVSNIQEIRARGAITIVIAEEGDEAVEAYANHIIRIPQAPTLMQPLLATVPLQIFACGVATAKGYDVDQPRNLAKSVTVE; this comes from the coding sequence ATGTGTGGAATTGTTGGATATGTAGGCCATAACACTGATGGTCGTGACTACTATGCCCAAGACGTCGTGCTGGAAGGCCTGCGCCGACTCGAATACCGCGGGTATGACTCCGCGGGCGTTGCTATGTATGCCGATGGTGGCATCGGCTGGCGCAAGAAAGCCGGAAAGGTAGCGGCGCTCGAAGCCGAAATCGAGGCCCGCCCGCTCAAGGACTCGGTCCTGGGCATTGGCCACACTCGCTGGGCCACCCACGGTGGTCCGACGGATCTTAACGCCCACCCGCACGTGGTGGATGGCGGCAAGCTCGCTGTCGTGCACAACGGCATCATCGAAAACTTCGCCGAGCTGAAGCACGAGTTGGAGTCCAAGGGCCACAACTTCGTGTCCGAAACGGATACCGAGGTTGCCGCTACGTTATTGGCAGACGTTTTTCACAACGAAGCTGGTGAAAATCTCACCAAGGCGATGCAGCTGACCTGCTCTCGCCTTGAAGGTGCGTTTACCCTCCTCGCTATTCACGCCGACCAGGCTGACCGTATTGTGGCTGCACGCCGTGACTCGCCGCTGGTTATCGGCCTGGGTGAGGGAGAAAACTTCCTGGGGTCGGACGTTTCTGGGTTCATCGACTACACCAAGTCCGCCGTGGAGATGGACAACGACCAGGTCGTGACCATCACCGCGGACGAGATTGAAATCACGGACTACGACGGCAAGCCTGCCCAGGGCAAGCCTTTCGAGATCAAGTGGGATGCCGCAGCTGCGGAAAAGGGTGGATATAACTCCTTCATGGAGAAGGAAATCCACGACCAGCCCGCTGCCGTGCGCGATACGCTGCTGGGCCGTCTCGACGAAAACGGCCACTTGATTCTTGACGAGATCCGTATTGACGAGTCAGTACTCAAGTCCATCGACAAGATCATCGTCATCGCCTGCGGTACCGCCGCGTACGCCGGTCACGTTGCGCGCTACGCCATCGAGCACTGGTGCCGTATTCCGTGCGAGGTCGAGCTTGCCCACGAGTTCCGTTACCGCGACCCCATCGTGAACGAAAAGACCCTCGTCGTGGCCCTGTCGCAGTCGGGCGAAACCATGGATACCCTCATGGCCGTGCGCCACGCCCGCCAGCAGGGAGCCAAGGTGATTGCCATCTGCAATACCCAGGGTTCCTCCATCCCGCGCGAGTCCGATGCCGCACTGTATACCCACGCCGGCCCGGAGATCGCCGTGGCGTCCACCAAGGCCTTCCTGGCACAGATCACCGCAACTTACCTGCTGGGCCTATACCTGGCGCGCCTGCGCGGCAACATGTTCTCCGACGAGGTCACCGCGGTACTCAACGAGCTTCGCGCCATGCCGGACAAGGTCAAGGCGGTCATCGAGAATGAGGGGCAGGTCTACGACTTGGCCAACGCCATGGAGAACGCGAAGTCGGTACTTTTCCTGGGCCGCCACGTCGGCTTCCCGGTGGCACTTGAAGGTGCGCTGAAGCTCAAGGAGATTGCGTACCTCCACGCAGAGGGCTTTGCTGCCGGCGAGCTTAAGCACGGCCCGATTGCCCTCATTGAGGAAGGCCAGCCGGTCTTCGTTATCGTTCCGTCCCCACGCGGTCGCGATTCCCTGCACTCCAAGGTGGTCTCCAACATTCAGGAGATCCGCGCCCGTGGCGCCATCACCATCGTGATTGCGGAGGAAGGTGACGAGGCCGTCGAGGCCTACGCCAACCACATCATTCGTATCCCGCAGGCGCCGACGCTCATGCAGCCCCTGCTGGCGACCGTGCCGCTGCAGATTTTTGCCTGCGGTGTGGCCACCGCCAAGGGCTACGACGTAGACCAGCCGCGTAACCTGGCGAAGTCCGTCACCGTGGAATAA